A window of Daucus carota subsp. sativus chromosome 2, DH1 v3.0, whole genome shotgun sequence genomic DNA:
ttcaatttcGGAGTAGATATACTTGTTTAAGTAATTATGATGGAGAACACTTTTACTGTTGTAAATTTATGTACTAATGAATACTTAACtagtaataatttaattaaacctTATCATTTTAGAGTTCTGAGAGCATATCTAACAGTAATtatagattatttatttatgtaaattttaattttaatgttatacttaaaaaataattgaaagtTTTTTGTAACTTCAATTAGACTTATAAAATAATGTTAGAGGCTATACTTTCTTTTTAAATACTAACTCATTATATACTTTCTAAAACTATATACTTATTTTCAATAATTCGTATAATGTactgataatatatttaaataatatatagtatatatatattatattattatttattcttatttagtaaattattttattaatattttatgcgCTGATTTTACTAATATTACAAGTTGAGTCCATTACTCGGGAAAAAAAAATGGAAGCTGAGTCCGTCTGCATGTGGATGATTCCGGATAGATTTTAATCGAATCCCAGAAGCTGAAGAGCAATCCAAACATATCTACTAATGTTTTATTCGATTTGTGTACGGGAATAAACGGAGAACGTAAGACTCCTGTTGCAAAGTCTTGCTTGTATGAatcagaaaatatataatacataaaagaAAAAGGCACCATTCCTGTAAAGAAAATGGCCAATTAATATTCGATCAACTTCTACACACATTccacatcatttattataaattaaaacaaatgaaGATCGCTCTTACAGTAGCAGCGTTCCATTATTCTTACGCTCAAGACATGAGTCTACCTTCTCATGCTTCTTATTCAGTACTTATAGTACTTTCCTGTAGTAGCATCACCACTATTTGTTTCTTCCTTGTCAAATTTGGCCAAGACCATACGGTTATGTGCTGTATCAGCAACTTTGGCAAATCTACCAACAACAAATACGTCGTTGTTCATGGTCTGGAAAATTTGATTATAGAAGTCATTCTCCCCCACATTGTACATTTCTGACGAACCCGAAACGGCTTTGCCGAAAAAAACATTTCCACCGATCCCACCAGGTACTGATCGTTCAGCACCATCCTCTGAACTCTCACTCACTTTGGTTACTTGACCGCCGTTGGTGGTAATTGTTATTTTCACGCTGCCTAATATAATTTGGTTGGCATCGTTAATCAACAGGTTTTTGTTTTCAATCATGCAGGGTGTATTAGTGTCATCAACATTCATGATGATTGGTATAGTATCAATGAATGTTACGGGCTTAGTCTCCTGATCGGTCACTGATGCTTTAGCTTCTTGCGGCTCACTGTCCACGGTGTCTCTGATCACATTCTCATCGTTTATCAGGATAAATTCAGCATCCGCGCTTGAGCTTGCTTCAGTCGTGTCTGCTCCAGTAATTTCCGGAAGATCTGCAaggaaaattaaagaaaaatttgAATCTTATAATATATGCAATATCTGCAAGAAAATATTTGCACTTTTACTCACCGCCTAGTGTTGGACTGCTTTTCACCATGGAGATAGCTAGAAGGGAAAATATGATAACTAAATTAAAAGACAGAGATACTTTGTTCATTGTGATTTTGATCTATGCATATTCTAAGCTAGCTTAAGCATCAATATATAGTCAATTATAGTTAAGTATTTTCGTTTTCACGTTACTGGCGCGACGCGACGTCCATGACAAATACTACCAACAAATGAAGTACTTGTTTATTTATACATTTCAGTAAAATAAGGTGTTTGACAATTTCAAAGTAATTTGTGCAGCATGATGTTTGCTAATTATGCGACCAGGTGATGTATTACATATGTAAATGCAGTATATAATTAACAATAGAAACCAACATTATAAACTAGGATCTTCGTTACTTGTTTGTCTGGATTGTGAAAACCATTGCAAAGAAGTTAGAATGATAATATCAAGGTAGCATAGTCCAACACGTGCTTGTATTAACGATTTAAGGCGTAGATCGTGAGGTCAGAGCTTGCTCAGCGGCTGGTCGGATTTACAGTTATGCCGTGTCTGCTCGGTTTAGCGCAGATAGCTTGTACCGATATGATCCAAGTCGCCTATTAAGagctttcaaaaaaatatacagCAAAAATAACTGTACACATTCAAATAGGAGCCTTAGAATCTCTTCTGTTCATCAGAAATTTATCATTTGctcaaaaatttaatcaaaagaCATATTTTAGCTAATTTAACACATGTTTTATTTATCGAAAGTATCTACTCCAAAGATTAATTTAAAAGCGTGTTTAGATGATTTGTTGGTAGTCACTTAGTTCACGATAAGAAAGAGGTATTttctaaaattcaaataattaatacttcaaaaaaaattatatgaaaataattttttctttgaaaatCTCGGAAAAAGTGGGCTGACCTCAACATTGAAATTTGTATGTAACAAAGATACTACTCTATTCTATCTTGTTTAGATGTTTTTTTCAAAACAAGACATTAtataagttactccctccgtcccttccatttctttacactttcctttttgggatgtcccatccaattctttacatttcaaaacttaccaaaaatagtcaatgggtcccaccacttctccacttttctttctttttcacactacttttactccactatcttctttttatacattaaaaatcaatgggtcccaccacttcacccacttttctttctctttttcactattttatacatatttcttaacctccgtgcccaacccatttgataagaaatgggagggacggaggagTATAAAATTATAACGGTTGAAATTATAAACAAACTTTTTTGAGATATAGAttcataaaaaaacaaaaaaccaaGATAAAAGTTACAAAATCATAACGGTCGAAAATACCAAAAGAAAATAATGAAATCTACTTGACAATCTCTCTGAGCTGTGAAATACAAAACTAGCTCGAACAAATAATGCAAACAACAGAAATTATATTTGTTCCAGCTCCGGCCATCGGACATCTTGTGTCCATGGTTGAGATGGCCAAGCTCCTCATCTCTCGACATCGACATCTCTCCGCAACCATCTTATTAGTCGCTAATTTTCCCTACAACGTAGGCGTAGACAATTATGTCGACTCCTTCTCCAGAGATCTTCTCGCTGTTTACTAGTCTTAGTACAGATGTTTAGTAGGGCTGCTGATGGGTTGTCCAACCCGttcaaaccaacccaacccaaccttgAACTAGGCCGACTAACCCGACCCATTCCAAACTGTGGGTTAATTGGGTTGATTTTTGGTTGAGCCATTTATAATGGGTTGGGTCGaaatataacttttaaaaatcttaaaccaacccaacccggtCAAAATATATCTTTAACACTCTGATAGAATATTTTTGGTTGCTCACGGaactatatttacttatttgatgATAGAATGTGCAATGTGCAGAAACAATTAGAAACAAAGCTTTGTACTTCAAATCAAACGACTCACATTGCTAGgtctaataattataaatcatggcggaaacattatttttaatagttaatacTGTATTAAGATTCAACTGTCCACCTTAGTATGGAGAGAATATATGCACTCTAAAAGCAcctaatattttgtatcggtgCAGTGTCCTATGTTATTGCTAATTgtacacaacaaaatggtgcaaAACATATTTTGGATTATGCTTATCTCACAAAATTTTCAACCCGATCAACCCTACcctaaccaacccaacccgtcaTACAATTAGTAGGGTTGGGTTTCTAattctttttatgattaatgggttaaatttttgtaacccgtactaaatgggttgggtcgCTTGAATGGCCAAAACCGGCCCAACCCAGCTCATGTGCAGCCCTAATGTTTAGCCCCGTACAGAACTTTTAAAAGCCCAATCTTCTTTGGATAGTTTTAGTTTCCAACTACTGTATATCTTTTAGAGattaattatatgtaatttatcattatttattttatattatgtaattatattatGGTTTTATAGaagttgatattattatttattttattatttgaaagtaATCCAAATTGTGCATTTTGTCTATTTTTACTCTGTGTATGAAGATATtaagaaaattacaaataaaaataaaaattagaaaatttataaaattataaatttcactaATGCATCATTTTGCCAGAGCATTTTAAAATTAACTTCAATAGCACATCTAAAAATGCTATCTATGTAATATTTTCTTATACAAATCAAACTTATATAGCGTTTATTGAAGTGCTATGTAaatgtttgcacttagaaaacGTTTACTTGCATAACACTTGTAGGAACGCTATTGAAGTAGGCTACCAACATGTAAGTGTTGTTTAAGTAGATTTTACTTGCATAGCGTTGGCTTAGATAGTGCTTAAAACCGCTATGTAAGCTAAAAAATGAGCGCTATGCAAGTTAAAATCTGTAGTAGTGCTATTATAGCAATATAGAggcagttatatatcatattaaataaGTCAAGGCCAGGCAAATCGAAATAAAACGCGAAGGTAAAAAACATGCATATCAGTGACTGCAAGAAGAGAGAAAGGGCAGAAGTTATACCAGTAGCCATAGCTTGAGACAACAGCATGCACAACAAGAAAAATACAAGAACAGCTGAGTCGTCAGGCCTTATACGAAGACCTGACTGCTCTTGAAGAGATTATCGCCCCCACCTGCTGCACTGGGGATGCTTGCAACACCTCCTCCAGGATAAACAGCTCTGAGCTTTGAATTACAGCACCTCCAAAGCTCAACAACGACTGACTCCTCACTCGCCGGAAAAACCACTAACTGACTTGTGtttgggagagggagagagagagcagAGAGGGAAAATGAAGAAGAGAATGTAAAGTGTAGTGTGTATACAATCAGCTGCTTAGCTCTCTATTTATAGGAGAGGCTAAGTGTAACTGATACACCtccatttaatataaaataaaaaccgtccgatttaaataaaaaaaatcaaaaacgtataatttgtatttaaataaaataataacggtttttatacattaaaaccCACATTAAGCCAGCCgtttcgatatatatatatatataattaatttatcatcAGTTACATGTCCAGGTTCACTGAATCTGACTTGGCTTAGACGCCgagacattcgcccaaatcgcctttcgacccgacccgacccgtgtCGTGTCGTGACGAGTCGAGGCGCGTGCGTGGACTCGTGAGAACACCATGCACCATCACACACCTTAGTAGTTGTGCACTACTCATGTGTGTCatactatataaagccaacaccccctttatttcatttcaatgtgggacaaacaacattctctttttttcaagctctttcaagccactaacttcaacttcatttctcttatggatttcattaagaaaattcttaaacccatacatgaaagtttaagttccgatatctagaaacaacttccaatcattagattatggaattaacaacaagaacataataaaattatgaacttatgtaattaattatatgtCTTCTGTGCTTGGTGGTTGCTTAGCTGGCAGTGAGCTGGAGGTGAGGCTTAGTGCAGTGTAGTTATCAACACTGCCTTTACCATTTTACATGTTCAGTTCAgttgaaataattaaatcagAAAATGCACAattaaattgttttaatttttgaacaagTAAAGATATTGATGAGTTATTATTTTGACAATCGATATACCATTAATATTAATCGTAACAGCTGAAGGAGACAGCATTAGCACTTGAGGGCAGTGGACACCGCTTTCTGTGGTCAGTGCGTCCTCCGTGGGAAAAATTGAAGGCAAACTACACAGCGTTGGACGAGATTCTCCCCCCTGGATTTCTGCAAAGAACAGCCAGCGTCGGAAAGGTTACTGGATGGGCGCCACAAGTGACCGTCATATCACACCCTGCTGTTGGAGGATTTGTGTCTCAGTCTGGTTGGAACTCCACAATGGAGAGTCTATGGCACGGGGTGCTTACTGCGTCATGGCCAATTTATGCGGAGCAGCAACTCAATTCTTTTGAACTGGTGCATGAGCTAGGACTCGCGTTAGATGTTGGAGTTGAGTACTCAAATGAATTTAGCATGGTGAATAGTGGGATTATTAAGGCCACAGAACTTGAGGTGGTGATAAGGAAGTTGATGTTggatgaaaatgagaataacaTAAGAAAAAGGGTTAAGGAGATGAAGGGATTGAGTCGGGCGGCTATGGAGGAAAACGGGTCATCTTACTCTTCACTAGGGAAACTTGTTGAAGATATTACTCGAAAGGTGTAACATGGCTAGGCAACTGGTGTAAATTTGCACCGTTAATAAGAAACAATGATGATTCGTATCATGTTAAACAGTGTTTAAATTTTATGGAGAACAGGAAGGGGTCTCGTGACAATTATttagttggttttaacttttgGATTATACATAGCCTAGCTCTAATTAATCACGTAGTTAGGACCATACAATGGACAGCAGTTGACATTAAGGATCTTGACAAGTTATGTGTGCAAGGCATGCCACAGCAACTGTACCTAGAGGTCGAGCAATATAATGTGATCACACCAACTTTTCCCTAGAGTTTGTTTTGCAGTGGCCGCCCCAGCAGCTGGCCAGCTGCATATCATGAACATGCATGTAACACATTAATTATTATCAAATTGATACACTTATAtatactcccttcatcccaaATTTGATGACCAGTTTAAGAtgcattgaccgcatagctacatatataattgtgtgCCCAGAGTTAACTaactcatctaatttgaaaTGGAGGGAGTGATATTTTTGACCATGAGATCGCCTTGAACAGGGTATAAGATTACCGGGAAGAAAGGCTATAGCATCAAAACAGCAGTAGATAGTTCACCTAGTCcatagtatatgtatttgtaCAGGCACATCAATAAATTGTACATAAATCCTCCTCCATTTATAAGTTAATAACTTGTGCTTTCAAAGATCTTCTTTTGATCTTAGTACCATTCTAGCTTGCCAAAAGTGTGCATAAAACATTTACAGTTGTGTTAATATCAATGTAATTATATTTGTCTCTTATATATGATGTCGACGACAAGGCCCATATTCAGATTTTGACAAGAACAAGAATATGCTGTCAAAAAGGTATAATAATGGTCTCAAAGTGGACGGTTGAAGATTGATGAAACTGAAGAGAAACAGATAAAATGCACCTTGAACTGTAGAGATTCGCCAATAAAATCTCAATTTCGAGACGAGATCTCGCAACAACAATCCGTGAACATCAAATAGTAACTAGGAGGATAAGAAAGCTTCATTActaagagaagaagaagaacatgTCTGTCATAGAGAGAAAACACAGGAGAGAAAACGTAGTGCTAGTGCTAGTATGACTCTCAACAACCTGTATGTATGATTAATTACAGCTGTACGACTACGTAGGATTCAGAATACATgcacttaaaaaaataatgaagttacaaccACATGTCTGTCTGTTGTGGCACATCAGAAACATTCCTGGAGcatatatttggtttattttTTGATGTTCTTCGTAGCTTAAAATTTTTTCTGGTGCTCTTCTAGCAAAATAATTGTGCCCCagaatttaattatttgcctcAAAAATATGTACTAGTTATCTTTCATAGCTCATTACCAAACATAATATGCgctcttaatttttttcaataaagaGGGGAAGCATGAAGAGGATCGAGATCCATTGGCATAGCTAGATATCAAATACTAGAAAGTACTACACCAGATATAAAACAAAAGTTGCAGATTCCATTATGTGTTGCTCTGTGAATTAcaatgaagaagaagagaacTTCAGGATTTATCACTTGGACATCCAATTATTCGAGTAGCAAAAACAAGAAATTCATAAGGTTGACAAGAGGCGTTTGCAATTAGGTCGAACCGGACCTCTTATACGTAGTTGTTTATGCGGTTCCATCAACGCAAACCCATTGACCCACAAAAATTGCAGCGCAGTTGATATTAGGATTGATTGCATCAAAGGCCGCAGTTGAGAGTTTAAAGTTCTGAGCGATGTCAAAACAAGTGTCTCCCTTCCTCACTCCAAAAACCGTATCACATGATGGAGCTGCTTTGGCTTTGACGGAAACTATTCAACAAAACACAtgttaaaaaattcataaaatgtgATAAAATAAGTACATTAGCTAGATTAACTTGATTAGATCACCAGATGAATTCATTACCTGCAGGGAAAATGGCTCTGCTTTCGGCAATTGTGATGATGAGAAAAAGGGACAGGGTGAGAACCAACAAGGTAACTCTGCTGTTGTTTAGCTTGGCCATGATAAACAAATTGCTTTAGTAACTAAATATGCAGCTTTCTTGTTTGTTAAGGTTTTATGTTCCAAAGCATTCCCAGAGCCATTCTTTTATACTGAACTTGTAATAACGAGACAAATATCAATTGCGGCAAAGAAACATTGTTTCCTGAGATTTGATTGGCCGTTCCTTAATTTCCAGTTTCCAGCCAAGGGGTTAAGACAAATAGAACACTTGATTTTCTGCGACTAAAACAATGAGATCGGCGCCGAAGTGacttaaaacaattaaaagataattataatatacatgAATGCACACAATATGCGTGCGCACAAATCTATTACTACTATAAGGGCATATCTTGTTGCTCTAGACAACATTACCCTGACATGGAATATATCAACTTGGCATGGAATAATCGAGGTGCATAGGAGAACGTATGGGATGATATATCACCAACAGACAATAATATTATGGAAACTCGAAGAGTGGATTATATAGTCAGTTAATGATATTTAAACAATGTTaattactcccttcgtccctccATCCCTCCGATGCTTCTGTAAAATatggttttataatttatttgtaagattttttcttcccgaattaaatttaatagttaaatttttatttagaatttttttctaaaaataagttatattttAGAGAATCATTAAAGTGTGTGACACTCCCCGTGTATACAATTAAGAGGGATGGAGGGAGCAGATGATATCTACCGAAGgtaaagttatatatatgtaaatatgtgcTAATGATTTTAACAGTGCGATGGATGAAGAAGGGATATATACTGGTCGTGTTATAGTACTGTCAGGCTTAGTTTTGATTATTTACATTTTGCATCACTAGTTCTTCTTCTGTATCTCTGATCTGTTCAACTGTTTCTACCATCAAATTGGCAAATTATCGCATATTTTCAATAATTCTTTAGTCAAAATCGGTTCGTGGGCTGAGCCACGACAGATGCCACGAAATATGCGAGGacatattttcataaaaatttatctGTTGCTATCTTTTTCATAGAAATAGTGTCTCGTTGTTCTATATATTACTGTATTACTGTATCCTTGTAAAAGGTCATGTTCCCTTTACCATGAAGAATTTTTAGAATCTTCTGGTATTAATTAAGGTTCAAGAACAGAGGCATGCTCTTTTGCACATTTTGATTCATGTGCCTTGAATTTGAGCAACACTTTCGACTAATATCATATAGTACTCTCTTTGtctatttttactttttagtgGTCATATTTCTATtattgttggtcaaattgactaatttttaaccaaagattataagtcagtattctttcattattttaaaaaactgaaaattatatcttaaagtagattagaagttatttccgatgacatattttttttactttgataaaatgttaataaattttaatcaatttgatAGGCACAAATCCAAAGGTGACAACTAGGTGGGGAGCATTAGTGTGAGCAAATCTCTGGACACTGTCACCACGTGTTCATACCGTCAGTTTGGATAACCAAAATGACCGTCCCCAATGTTTTGACTAATATCAAGAGTGTGGTGTTAATatgtgaccaaaaaaaaaagagtgtgGTGTTAATAGAGTTGCAGcaaaatttgaatttgtttgaagtttttataaatcaaaaaattaattctgaaatcAATTACAATCAACTagagtattttataaaattctttgaATTAATACATATTTTCATACCACTAAAATTTGAAAGAATATACATAGTTCATATTGTATACACCagccaaattttaaaaattaaactgaaaacactaaaaagatttaaaatctaattttgaaatcatctaattttatttgattctataaaatctcaattaaatatatttatatacttgtttAAAATATAGATTGAAACGTTTAAAagaatctttttaaatataatacagACCAACAGTGACTGACTCAGGATTAAATTCCAGTGAATTCCTCCTATATAAAGAGCAACAATTAATGTCCAATTAGCCAGGTTAAATAGTTTCAAGCCACCATTCGCATTCCTATAATCCATCTAAGAAATACAAAGTCATTTCCGATTTCAAGCCGAAAGATGTCTGTttatgtaataagtcagaagtcggcttaaggtcaaaaataaatcagaaaCTGGCTTAAatccagaagttagtttgaggtatttttcgatgacttaattttttgaacttttttttaaagggatttttgaactttttttgataaaaattatctataaaatataagttacccataaatcacttttatttttattattatatttttagtaattcataagtcattaataaattaaaattatccaaacagacattttaaccTCTCAGCTTATTACAT
This region includes:
- the LOC108207795 gene encoding UDP-glycosyltransferase 101, translated to MQTTEIIFVPAPAIGHLVSMVEMAKLLISRHRHLSATILLVANFPYNVGVDNYVDSFSRDLLALKETALALEGSGHRFLWSVRPPWEKLKANYTALDEILPPGFLQRTASVGKVTGWAPQVTVISHPAVGGFVSQSGWNSTMESLWHGVLTASWPIYAEQQLNSFELVHELGLALDVGVEYSNEFSMVNSGIIKATELEVVIRKLMLDENENNIRKRVKEMKGLSRAAMEENGSSYSSLGKLVEDITRKV
- the LOC135150215 gene encoding uncharacterized protein LOC135150215; translation: MNKVSLSFNLVIIFSLLAISMVKSSPTLGDLPEITGADTTEASSSADAEFILINDENVIRDTVDSEPQEAKASVTDQETKPVTFIDTIPIIMNVDDTNTPCMIENKNLLINDANQIILGSVKITITTNGGQVTKVSESSEDGAERSVPGGIGGNVFFGKAVSGSSEMYNVGENDFYNQIFQTMNNDVFVVGRFAKVADTAHNRMVLAKFDKEETNSGDATTGKYYKY